TTTATTAAATTTCGTGCACTGATATGTGATCTAGTTGACTGATTAACGtaattaaatgttaatatcgTGTCTCTTTGATTCGTGGAATGGGTTACTTGAGGTGtttgtggaatgatgttgaatatgattgttattaataCGATTAGATCAGTGATCATGCGATTAGAGAATACTATTGTGCTTTGTTGATTCTTTGATATGTTACATGCTATGAATTGCAATTTTACGCTGAAACATAATGGTTTATATCATGGAAGAAATAGAAACCTTGATTGTTATGTGGATTCATTATGTAGCTTGAATTGAATAATTCATGCTTGTGAAGTCCATATGTTTAATTGAGGAATGTTATGCCTTTCGGCCTGAACGGATTGTGATATATGTCGAGTTGTAGCGAAGGAAGAACTATGAATGGCTTAATCCctgttgagggtacgtaggcagtctaagaaggaggttagatgcagccataaagtatacgaaaattACTACGCAATTTGGACCTTGAGTGGTGCTTTATTCATATCCCGAAGGCGGGGTATGTTAAATATACGAGTATTTGGTGACATTGCGTGTCGATTcgggacgtatgtcgggatcggagCGTGACAATATggtctagtagtatttttcttcacttgtaagtaagaggtcttaggttcaattttcGCAAAAGGCaaagttgaaccacattattatggttCAACTCCTtcacccccttagtgtagatactattatttgtttagaaaaaaaaatatactcaACACCTTAAGTAAAAGAGTAGTCCTACACTTACAATCTAGTTGTACTATCACTTGTACCATCTCTCTAATAACATTTTTGTAGATAAAATTCATCTTGTAAAGATTTCATCCATTTTGGTGGTCAACAAAAGGGGCTTAACTTCTTGGTGATAGATTAATTAACACTAAGCCAGAAAGATAAACCGTAAAACAAATTGTGTGCAAATTTATCCAAAGGAAGCCTCTCCTCtggaaagagatcctcttcgAATCTCTTCCACAAAATCCTTCCAATTATTTAATTTGAGCCCTTGAAATTATGCATAAATAAAGGATAAATAAAGCTCCAAAACACTTTACATTACgtttggatgatggaaataaacttcgaatttgaattaaaatcagaatttataattgacatgcaccaattcccttgtttggattcataaacatagaaatttagaatttccgcgtggaaaaacaacttggaatttgggacctccaattcccaagtttaaattccatgtaaataggtgtcatttcccaatttctatgattgagagtttaaaaataacaaattccgaATTCAATTCCAttattcttttaggttaaccaaacaagaaaattcacaaattctagaaaataaaatcccgtcatttcaatttccgccattttaaaatttcatagtaatcttaaattgcttcatccaaacatagtgttagggCTTCCGCTAATATGCACCGTAATTCATGCCCTTAATTAATCACATAAATCACGAACCAATTTAATTGCATGATCGAAGATTacgaaaaccctaaacccaattaCAAGAAGAAAAATGCATTTGGCAAGGCTACAAGCTTACTAAGTTTGATCAAACTTAGTGTCAATAACTATAATTCGATCACAAATCTAAACGATCGAGATCAACAATgctttattttttctaaaacaAGAACCATAAATTGGGTTGGtctaaacagttttttttttaaattattattatttaggaATGGAAAAGTGctcgaaactattacaatattTAAGGGATGGGAGTTtcaaatatagaaatttaacaccctatttattttcattaagATATTGGATCACATGCATGCGTTAGATTTAAACTATTGGCATCTAATAATATTCATACAAAATCTATAAATGAATTCAACATCACTATCTCAAGATGTAAATCAATCATTCCTAACAATTATCATTGAACTCGTAAGAGTCTACAATATCTACATCACTCatcataaaaatttaaaaataaaaaaaataaaaaaaaaatctttgaaaaaaccaaattttacaaAGTTTGGTTTAGTAAAGAATCAAACCGTGGATCTCTAAAAACGCTAGCAATGCATCCGCTCCCGCCATCAATCACCTTCAGCAGCGCAACTGCCTTGCTCTTCGCTTTTATGCCGCCATTCTCCGCTACGTCAGCAACCCCATCCACCACTCCCATCCCCTCCTCCCTCACCTCCCTCAGCCCCCAATCTCCGCCGCACGTGGCCAAATTGAGCAGCGCCCCCACCGCGTTCTCCTTGCTCCTCAAGCTCGATCCGGTCGAGAGATCCAGCAAATCCGCCAAAACCCTTATCCCGGAAACCCTCTGAAACGCCTCCTCGCTCTCCTCGCACCCCGCCACCTGCGAGATCACCGCCGTGGCGTCCTCCACGATCCCCACCCGCCCGTCCTTCACTACCAATGTAAAAAGCGCGGGAACCGCCCCGAGCTCCACCAAGGCGATGCGGTTGGGCGCGTAGAGAGCGATCCCGAACAGCGCCTTCAGCGAGTCCTTCACAGACCGCGGCGGCGAGTTAGGGCACTTGACGATGTCGATGAGGGAGTAGACGATGTCGCGCTTGGAGCCGATGATGGGGCGGTAGTCGTCAACGACGAGGAGGCTGTGAAGGGTGGCGGCGGAAGACTGGACAGCGGAGGGGGAGGAGGAAGGGGAGCCGTGTTGGCGGAGAGAGTGGGAGAGAGAATCGAGGAGGCCTTGTGTGGAGATGAGGGAGTCGCGGCAGGAGATGGAGAGGTTTAGGAGGGTGGCGGCGGCGTCGTCTTGGAGGTAAGGGGAGGAGTCGAAGAGGGTTTCGGACAAGTAAGGGATGGCGCCAGATTCGGCAACGAAGGGACGGCTGTCCGGTTCGAGCTTGGTGATGAGGCGAAGCTCTTTGAGGGCGTCGGCTCGGGTTTGGGAGGAGACAGAGCTGAGCTTGGAGACCAGGGACGGAACCGTATCGAGCTTCACTTCCATGTTTGCGATGTCTGTGTCTGATTGTGTTTGGAGTTGGAATTTCCGGTTTTGGGTTTGTTGGGATGATCGCAAGAGGAAAGGGATACGATTTTAATAGGAGAAAGGAGTATTAATGGTATTGGTGCCGGTGGTGGTGGGTTAGTTGTGTTTGAAAAGGAAGTGCCAGCGAGTTGAAAAGTTACAAAGTCGGAAATGATCAACTCTTTTGTGCATATATACTAATCTTCTTCACTATCCCCGCCAAATTTGCATGTCAATTAACAACGAGAACAATACTTGACTACTAAAAAATAGTAGGAACTCATACTTAAAGCTTTTAGTATTTTAATCACGGAGCTTTGTGCTTGACTCAGAACCGTTTATACTATGAATCACATTATAAAtatcatctctgcaaaaaaaaaaaaaaaaagaactaaggtcgtttagtcaatctattataGCAAATACATAGAAGGTGTATATAATGATTTTACCAATactgttcatttgtttttaaacgGTTTGATAattaaacgaccttagttttaattgactTTTTACAAAAGCGATCTTTATAGGGTGATTTATAGTATGAACAGTTCTGATTATAAAATAGGAGGTTCTATAAATTGACAACAaactattttgaatttttttgagtAGAAGTACCTACTTatctttgagtagccaagtattTCTAACAACAAATAACGAAGCCGCGGATTGCCCCAACTTTCTCTTTCTAATCATGCAGTTCAAGCTCTCCACTCCTTCTCAATATACATAGTAAATTAGTGTAGATATTgcttacaataaataaataactaaaaaaataaaataaaacaagaaattaataaaaagagtAAATGATTAATAGGGTTTTTACTGTACAATAATAACTCTTATTTTGACGCAAATAATTAatggaagttttaacgaaaagcccatgatactgttcactttaacggaaaaaccacatttttacactaaaaagtcaaacctggtactatttactttactttttattttgtccttatcattaaactcaaaattttcaaactcttttcattagttttcctataattAATAGGATTAATTGCGAGAGAGAGACATGGTCACAAATTGTAAGTTTAGGAAGGATCAGGCCAACCTATATTTTCTAGATCCTTTAAAAATatatgttcatttttttttatgacgATGATAATTTAATTTGGTCGATTGTTTGGAAGAAGACCTTAACTTGGTCGACAGTTGAAGAATTTAAGAGCTtgtttggatgtacttttaaaatgactaaaaacgcttttggtgaaaatgtttttggaaccaatcattagtaaaaatgcaaataaattctggaaaatcaCTTAAAGTGCTACCTAGAAAAAACACATAACtagtgcttcttgcagaaagcactttaagtgcttttggaaccaaaaaatattttctctaaaagcactttcagtcattttaaaagcacatctaaACGAACCCTAAGTTGGTGGACCAATTAAAACTGTAACTCATGTAGAAATTAAGGGCTCGTTATTACAATTAAGccaaatttttattataatCATTTTTTTCTGGGATTATTTGGATTAAAACCTCCATCTCTACCCAACAATTTTTTTGAGGAGattatattcaaacaccccaaattacttctcccatacctttttaattttttaatatttttctatcaagtgttagtggtgtgtagaaaatattaaaaagttaaaaaggtGTGGAATAAGTAATTTGAGGTGTGTGAATGCAATCTCTCTTTTTTTGTTCATCAGTTGTACTTATATTACATATAACATGTTATGTTCCTTACTTGAGGTAATAGTTTCAAACCCtcttatcttttaataatagtAAAATTAGGGCAGAAGTGTCACTTAATAAAAATGGTTGACAAGAGTTGGTCCTGTAGTATTCAGTAACACATATAAAATATGAATTCATTTCATTTATGGATTAAATTGATAGTTTGACAAAATAATGGTGGATGTATACCTATATTTTGTATATAGTCTACAGAAATTGGAGAATTTACTTTGTTACTTTATTTTCCAAAAGGATGACTACCTAACTGCATGATATGATTCatgaaatgaagaaaataaatttaattgtgGTGGGGAAAGGGAATGGGGATGGTTGTTCGAGTTCACACGCATTAACTTCATAATTTTTGTAAAAGGAGAACGACTTATATGAATCAATTTTATTGTTGTTGTAATGTCCTGACTTATCGATTGAAATGTCAACGGCTGGCCAATTACCTGGAAAGCTGTTGGTTTGGTAGATAACTAGATATCAACCATCCGACGATCTGTGGTCTATAAATGAATTCTGAGAATATGTGTAATTACTGAAAACAAAttaagaaagagagaaatataaattaagagagaaagaaatatattattatttaaccAAGTATTCGGTGTAGGTTGGCTCTTGATTGAATCGAATCAaacatataataatatatatagaaagaagcaagatattaaatatcgatgatatcggaaatatcggtagtccaaaaacacgaaaatttcgatggaaatattgggatattatcgatattgataaaaattaaataaaaaccacggaaattgtaaggaaaacttggaaatttttattgaaactttgcaagatgtttatttagtcaattatctattagtttatcacaaaaaattggaaggaaatacattgcatgatagatataactga
This is a stretch of genomic DNA from Malus domestica chromosome 02, GDT2T_hap1. It encodes these proteins:
- the LOC103426974 gene encoding U-box domain-containing protein 4-like, which gives rise to MEVKLDTVPSLVSKLSSVSSQTRADALKELRLITKLEPDSRPFVAESGAIPYLSETLFDSSPYLQDDAAATLLNLSISCRDSLISTQGLLDSLSHSLRQHGSPSSSPSAVQSSAATLHSLLVVDDYRPIIGSKRDIVYSLIDIVKCPNSPPRSVKDSLKALFGIALYAPNRIALVELGAVPALFTLVVKDGRVGIVEDATAVISQVAGCEESEEAFQRVSGIRVLADLLDLSTGSSLRSKENAVGALLNLATCGGDWGLREVREEGMGVVDGVADVAENGGIKAKSKAVALLKVIDGGSGCIASVFRDPRFDSLLNQTL